A genomic window from Silene latifolia isolate original U9 population chromosome Y, ASM4854445v1, whole genome shotgun sequence includes:
- the LOC141628466 gene encoding uncharacterized protein LOC141628466, whose protein sequence is MRKVREKLEGYFGIEVDCMGRAGGLAFMWKKELDCTLMTASVHHIDLMVKEGGRAWRVTGFYGWPVVSDRHLSWELLRLLSGQSDMPWLCIGDFNELLFSIEMKGGSRPQWQMNNFRAAVDDCGLTDIGWEGYQFTWDNGQAGEANRQSMIDRAMCTSSWLDMFPYAKLIHLTREWLDHAPIKLLLDRRVAKKEVKRGFKFEQMWIGEEGCEEAIRRGVSKECGELGVAIDECARELQAWKKSSIRKIGYMVDRKCKQLERLSDESRTEENIRKRKKLVSEIANLRHQEEKYWRQRSRALWLQDGDRNTKFFHTRAGERKRKNYIGMLIDDNGVERMGHEAVEGVASNYFQDLFASSQPQNFEDVLMGLEGRVLNRMNEQLRLEYREEEVVEALNQMHPLKAPGPDGMNALFFQSFWHIIGPEVVATVLGILRGELDPNEFNKTNIVLIPKKKAPDKIRDFRPISLCNVVYKLVSKVLANRLKCFLGEIVSENQSAFTPGRLITDNVLIAFEMFHHMKCSSNSEGGMEIKLDMAKAYDRVEWVFLERVLQVMGFDRGWVSRVMACVSSVSFSILINGAPTDCFRPQRGLRQGDPLSPYLFILCAEALSNLIRRAVERGSLNGLRISNNAPAISYLFFADDSIFFVKANEKEADVVNDILRRYEAASGQLVSLDKTTVSFSKGVRRGVRERVAARLGVREVDVQERYLGLPTVVGHSKKVLTDILRDKLSKRLQGWRGKLLSRAGREVLIKAVANSLPTYVMSVFKIPANFCNVLRSMVSRFWWGHEEGKRGISWVSWKRLCRPKSNGGIGFRDFELFNNALLGKQAWRLVTAPECLWARVMKARYFRTSDFMSAELGYRPSYTWRSILGARAVLERGLRRRIGDGRSTRVWGHAWVAGSERGTVISPCGPGNEIMTVANLLRPQGRGWDKELVERMFLPFEASRILNIRTSPNLPNDDWYWSLDKDGEYTVKSTYACLLCSGALATLDNIAARVRGESSPCYFCTSFSESSLHLFRDCNVAKWVWSSLNLDGAEEGDMVEGENAVRDWVEGIWRDGDELDMEKYMVGCWAIWEWRNRVAFDGAVVEPGRIVSRVRDILSELETGGEGRQGCQRSRKGKTEERGNDGWKPATRGYVKINVDAGIKEGEGVNSGVVCRDDRGGVLWGMTVARNAEWEPRFAEAAAVYDGLLEAQLRGHQDVVLESDCIQVIEALQAQRNGRSLFLLLIEDILLLSNSFNSVIWSHTGRINNSVAHALAHIFPRVVGKTVWSMLLPPVANSAAAYNLSLI, encoded by the exons ATGCGGAAAGTGAGAGAGAAGCTGGAAGGATATTTCGGGATAGAGGTGGATTGTATGGGGAGAGCGGGTGGTCTAGCCTTTATGTGGAAGAAGGAACTTGATTGTACTCTTATGACGGCATCGGTTCATCACATTGACCTGATGGTGAAGGAGGGAGGAAGGGCGTGGCGTGTCACGGGTTTCTACGGGTGGCCTGTGGTCTCAGATAGGCATTTATCTTGGGAGTTACTTCGACTTCTAAGTGGGCAGTCAGATATGCCGTGGCTTTGCATAGGTGATTTTAATGAGCTCCTCTTTTCGATTGAGATGAAAGGGGGGAGCAGACCGCAGTGGCAAATGAACAATTTCCGAGCAGCTGTAGATGATTGCGGCCTGACTGACATTGGGTGGGAGGGGTACCAGTTCACTTGGGATAATGGACAAGCAGGAGAAGCCAACAGACAGAGTATGATTGATAGAGCCATGTGCACTAGCTCGTGGTTGGACATGTTTCCGTACGCGAAACTTATCCATTTAACTCGGGAATGGTTGGATCACGCGCCGATCAAGCTGCTCCTGGATAGGCGAGTTGCGAAGAAGGAAGTGAAACGTGGCTTTAAATTTGAGCAAATGTGGATTGGTGAGGAGGGGTGCGAGGAGGCGATTAGGCGTGGGGTTAGTAAGGAGTGTGGCGAGTTGGGGGTGGCTATTGATGAGTGTGCTAGGGAGTTACAGGCATGGAAGAAATCCAGTATTCGGAAGATTGGGTACATGGTGGATCGAAAATGTAAACAGCTGGAGCGGTTATCTGATGAGAGTAGGACTGAGGAGAATATTAGAAAGCGGAAGAAATTGGTTTCTGAAATTGCTAATCTCCGACACCAAGAAGAGAAATATTGGAGGCAACGTTCTAGGGCCTTGTGGCTTCAGGATGGTGACCGTAATACCAAGTTTTTCCATACGAGAGCGGGAGAGCGAAAAAGGAAGAATTATATTGGTATGCTTATTGATGATAATGGGGTTGAGAGGATGGGTCATGAGGCGGTTGAGGGAGTCGCTTCAAACTATTTTCAGGACCTTTTTGCTTCATCTCAGCCACAGAATTTCGAGGATGTGCTTATGGGCTTGGAGGGACGTGTCTTGAACAGAATGAATGAGCAGTTACGGCTCGAGTACCGTGAAGAGGAGGTTGTGGAGGCTTTGAACCAGATGCATCCGCTTAAAGCGCCTGGACCAGACGGTATGAATGCTCTTTTCTTCCAATCTTTCTGGCATATCATTGGACCGGAGGTTGTAGCGACGGTCTTGGGTATTTTACGCGGGGAGCTGGACCCGaatgagtttaataaaactaatattgtGTTGATACCGAAGAAGAAAGCGCCGGATAAGATCAGAGATTTTCGACCGATAAGTctttgtaatgtggtttataaaCTGGTCTCTAAGGTCCTTGCTAATAGGCTGAAGTGTTTCCTCGGAGAGATTGTGTCTGAAAACCAGAGTGCCTTTACTCCGGGCCGTCTGATAACAGATAATGTGCTTATTGCTTTCGAAATGTTTCATCACATGAAGTGCTCGAGCAACTCGGAGGGTGGTATGGAAATTAAGCTAGATATGGCTAAAGCATATGATAGAGTAGAGTGGGTCTTTCTGGAACGAGTACTACAGGTGATGGGTTTTGATAGGGGTTGGGTCTCGCGAGTTATGGCGTGTGTATCGTCTGTTTCCTTCTCAATCCTTATTAATGGTGCCCCAACGGACTGTTTTCGCCCCCAGCGAGGTCTTCGCCAGGGAGACCCATTATCTCCGTACTTATTTATTCTTTGTGCCGAGGCGCTATCAAACCTCATTCGAAGAGCTGTGGAACGGGGGTCTCTTAATGGGCTACGAATTTCGAACAATGCGCCGGCCATTTCTTATTTATTCTTCGCGGATGATAGCATCTTCTTTGTGAAAGCTAACGAGAAGGAAGCAGATGTGGTGAATGATATCTTGCGACGGTATGAAGCAGCTTCAGGTCAATTGGTAAGTTTGGACAAAACCACGGTTTCTTTTAGTAAGGGGGTCCGGAGGGGTGTGCGGGAACGTGTAGCTGCGAGACTTGGGGTGAGGGAGGTGGATGTTCAGGAGAGATATTTGGGCTTACCGACGGTTGTGGGGCACTCTAAAAAAGTTCTCACGGACATTCTTCGGGATAAGCTGAGTAAGAGGTTACAAGGTTGGCGGGGGAAATTATTGTCGAGGGCTGGTAGGGAGGTTCTTATAAAGGCTGTGGCAAATTCACttcctacctatgtgatgagtgttTTCAAAATCCCGGCGAACTTTTGTAACGTTCTTAGGTCGATGGTGTCGCGGTTTTGGTGGGGACATGAGGAGGGTAAGAGAGGTATATCCTGGGTTTCGTGGAAGCGTTTATGTCGACCAAAGAGCAATGGTGGGATTGGCTTCCGAGATTTCGAGCTGTTTAATAATGCTCTTCTTGGTAAACAGGCTTGGCGCCTTGTGACTGCACCTGAATGTTTATGGGCTCGGGTCATGAAGGCTCGTTACTTTAGAACGAGTGATTTCATGTCTGCGGAGTTGGGTTATAGACCGAGCTACACGTGGAGGAGTATTCTTGGTGCCCGCGCGGTTTTGGAGCGAGGATTGAGACGGAGAATAGGTGATGGTCGAAGTACTAGGGTGTGGGGGCATGCGTGGGTTGCAGGGAGTGAGAGGGGTACGGTAATTTCGCCGTGTGGTCCAGGGAACGAGATTATGACCGTTGCAAATCTGCTAAGGCCGCAAGGGAGGGGATGGGATAAGGAGCTTGTGGAACGTATGTTTTTACCTTTTGAAGCGTCCCGTATCCTAAACATTCGCACTAGCCCGAACCTTCCGAATGATGACTGGTACTGGAGCCTTGACAAAGATGGGGAGTATACTGTCAAATCGACATATGCTTGCCTG CTGTGTAGCGGAGCATTGGCAACCTTGGACAACATTGCAGCTCGAGTAAGAGGTGAGTCTTCTCCTTGTTATTTTTGTACTTCTTTTTCCGAATCATCCTTACATCTTTTTAGAGATTGCAATGTCGCAAAGTGGGTGTGGAGCTCTCTCAACTTAGATGGGGCCGAGGAGGGGGATATGGTGGAAGGGGAGAATGCGGTTCGTGACTGGGTGGAGGGGATTTGGCGAGATGGAGATGAGCTGGATATGGAGAAATATATGGTAGGATGCTGGGCAATTTGGGAATGGAGGAATAGGGTAGCGTTTGACGGGGCTGTGGTGGAACCGGGGCGAATTGTGAGCCGTGTCAGAGACATTCTGTCGGAATTGGAGACCGGGGGTGAAGGGAGACAAGGCTGTCAGAGGAGTAGAAAGGGGAAAACGGAGGAGAGGGGGAATGACGGGTGGAAACCGGCGACAAGGGGCTATGTCAAGATTAATGTGGATGCGGGGATTAAGGAAGGAGAAGGGGTTAACTCGGGAGTGGTTTGTCGAGATGATCGAGGAGGGGTGTTATGGGGCATGACAGTAGCACGGAACGCGGAGTGGGAGCCTCGATTTGCTGAAGCGGCTGCAGTTTATGATGGTTTGCTAGAGGCTCAGCTACGTGGCCATCAAGATGTCGTGTTGGAGAGTGACTGCATCCAGGTGATTGAAGCGCTGCAAGCACAACGTAACGGGAGGAGTTTGTTTTTATTACTTATTgaagacattttattgctttccaATAGTTTTAATTCTGTAATTTGGTCGCATACGGGTCGGATTAACAATTCGGTAGCTCATGCTTTAGCTCATATTTTTCCTAGGGTAGTTGGCAAAACGGTGTGGTCGATGTTGTTACCTCCTGTTGCGAACTCTGCGGCGGCGTATAATTTATCTTTAATATAG